A portion of the Aquicoccus sp. G2-2 genome contains these proteins:
- the fabB gene encoding beta-ketoacyl-ACP synthase I, which yields MRRVVVTGLGIVSSIGVNAEEVSASLKAGKSGITANDAMAEHGFRSRVAGAIDLDVAEHVEKRTLRFMGPGAAYAHIAMGQAIADAGLSEAEIVNPRTGLVAGSGGPSTSAMLAAHQVVLNTGATKRIGPFAVPKCMSSTISANLATAYKIKGINYSITSACSTSLHCIGNAAEQIMLGKQDVMFAGGGEELDWTLSCLFDAMGAMSSKYNDTPQQASRAFDAGRDGFVISGGGGIVVLEELEHARARGAKIYAEVTGYAATSDGHDMVAPSGEGGERAMRLALETLPEGRKVSYINAHGTSTPVGDVGEVEAVRRVFGEGQTPPVSSTKSLTGHAQGAAGALEAIFCLLMLEQDFIAPSINVETLDPAIKPGEIATELVEGAGLDSVMTNSFGFGGTNGSMILSKFQG from the coding sequence ATGCGGCGTGTTGTTGTCACCGGGTTGGGGATTGTGTCGTCCATCGGGGTGAATGCCGAAGAGGTTAGTGCCTCGCTCAAGGCAGGAAAATCAGGAATCACCGCCAATGATGCGATGGCGGAACATGGCTTTCGCAGCCGTGTGGCGGGTGCGATTGATCTTGACGTCGCAGAGCATGTCGAGAAGCGCACCTTGCGCTTCATGGGGCCGGGGGCGGCTTATGCCCATATTGCCATGGGGCAGGCGATTGCCGATGCCGGGCTGAGTGAGGCCGAGATCGTTAACCCGCGCACCGGGCTTGTGGCGGGCTCCGGCGGGCCATCGACCAGTGCGATGCTGGCGGCGCATCAGGTGGTGTTGAACACCGGGGCGACCAAGCGGATCGGGCCATTTGCGGTGCCCAAATGCATGTCATCGACAATCAGCGCCAATCTGGCGACCGCTTACAAGATCAAGGGAATCAACTATTCGATCACCTCGGCCTGTTCGACCAGCCTGCATTGCATCGGCAATGCGGCCGAGCAGATCATGCTGGGCAAGCAGGACGTGATGTTTGCAGGCGGCGGTGAGGAGTTGGATTGGACATTGTCGTGCCTGTTTGACGCGATGGGGGCGATGTCTTCGAAATATAACGACACGCCGCAGCAGGCCAGCCGGGCGTTTGACGCCGGGCGTGACGGGTTTGTTATTTCTGGCGGCGGCGGCATCGTGGTGCTTGAGGAGCTTGAGCACGCCCGCGCGCGCGGGGCCAAGATTTACGCCGAAGTGACCGGCTATGCCGCCACTTCGGACGGGCATGACATGGTTGCGCCCAGCGGTGAGGGCGGTGAACGCGCGATGCGGCTGGCGCTGGAAACGCTGCCCGAGGGGCGAAAGGTTTCCTATATCAACGCGCATGGCACCTCCACCCCGGTGGGGGATGTTGGGGAGGTGGAAGCGGTGCGCCGGGTCTTTGGCGAAGGCCAGACGCCGCCCGTTTCATCGACCAAATCGCTGACCGGACACGCGCAGGGCGCTGCTGGCGCGTTGGAAGCGATCTTCTGCTTGCTGATGCTGGAGCAGGATTTCATTGCGCCCTCAATCAATGTGGAGACGCTCGACCCGGCCATTAAGCCCGGTGAGATTGCCACGGAATTGGTCGAAGGGGCTGGGCTTGATTCGGTGATGACGAACTCGTTCGGGTTCGGCGGCACTAATGGGTCGATGATCCTTTCGAAATTTCAGGGGTAG
- the fabA gene encoding bifunctional 3-hydroxydecanoyl-ACP dehydratase/trans-2-decenoyl-ACP isomerase, whose amino-acid sequence MAQYPRSFDRDALLKCAKGELFGPGNAQLPEPPMLMMDRITDISEDGGPNGKGHVVAEFDITPDLWFFECHFPGNPIMPGCLGLDGLWQLTGFNLGWRGWQGRGYALGVGEVKLKGMVRPDRKLLTYHVNFTKAVQTRRLTMGVADGIVDADGEVIYEVKDMKVALSES is encoded by the coding sequence ATGGCCCAATACCCGAGAAGTTTCGACCGTGATGCCCTTTTGAAATGCGCGAAGGGTGAGCTTTTCGGACCGGGCAACGCGCAGCTTCCCGAGCCGCCGATGCTGATGATGGACCGGATCACCGATATCTCGGAGGATGGCGGCCCAAACGGCAAGGGGCATGTGGTGGCGGAGTTCGACATCACGCCGGACCTGTGGTTTTTCGAGTGCCATTTTCCGGGCAATCCGATCATGCCGGGGTGCCTTGGGCTTGACGGTCTTTGGCAGCTGACCGGGTTCAACCTAGGCTGGCGCGGCTGGCAGGGCCGGGGGTATGCTTTGGGTGTGGGCGAGGTGAAGCTCAAGGGGATGGTGCGGCCGGATCGCAAGTTGCTGACTTACCATGTGAATTTCACCAAGGCCGTGCAGACCCGCCGCCTGACCATGGGGGTTGCCGATGGGATCGTCGACGCCGATGGCGAGGTGATTTATGAGGTTAAGGATATGAAGGTCGCTCTTTCCGAGAGCTGA
- a CDS encoding transcriptional repressor: MSALHKSASQRGSDWLTGAGLRPTRQRIALAALLIGDGQHRHVTAESLFEATNHCDCNVSLATVYNTLRAFCDAGLMNEITVDGSKSYFDTNTTDHPHFFWEDTHELTDASTERMQIANLPPAPEGAEIASVDVVIRLRRT; the protein is encoded by the coding sequence ATGAGCGCATTGCATAAATCAGCCAGCCAACGCGGTAGCGACTGGCTCACAGGCGCGGGCCTTCGCCCGACCCGCCAACGGATCGCCCTTGCCGCGCTGCTCATCGGCGATGGACAGCACCGCCACGTGACCGCCGAAAGCCTGTTCGAGGCGACCAACCATTGCGACTGCAATGTTTCGCTGGCCACGGTTTACAACACGCTGCGCGCGTTTTGCGACGCCGGTCTGATGAACGAAATCACTGTCGATGGCAGCAAAAGCTATTTTGACACCAACACCACCGATCATCCGCATTTCTTCTGGGAAGATACCCACGAACTGACCGACGCCTCGACCGAGCGAATGCAAATCGCAAACCTGCCCCCCGCGCCCGAGGGCGCGGAGATTGCATCGGTCGATGTGGTGATCCGCCTGCGTCGGACGTGA
- a CDS encoding peptidylprolyl isomerase, with amino-acid sequence MSQVKTGDTVQIHYKGTLQDGSVFDSSEGRNPLEFTVGSGQIIPGLDAALPGMAVGDKQVVEVPADQAYGPEHPEARQSVPRTDIPDEIPLEIGTQLSARNQDGQDMTLTVFEVNETHVVLDANHPLAGKDLTFDIELVAIA; translated from the coding sequence ATGAGCCAAGTTAAAACAGGCGATACCGTTCAGATTCATTACAAGGGTACGTTGCAAGACGGCAGCGTGTTTGATTCAAGTGAAGGCCGCAATCCGCTGGAATTTACCGTGGGGTCCGGTCAAATCATTCCGGGGCTGGATGCGGCGCTGCCGGGTATGGCGGTTGGTGACAAGCAGGTGGTCGAGGTGCCAGCGGATCAGGCCTATGGCCCGGAGCACCCGGAAGCGCGCCAATCGGTGCCGCGCACCGACATTCCCGACGAGATTCCGCTTGAGATCGGCACGCAGCTGAGTGCGCGCAATCAAGACGGCCAAGACATGACGTTGACCGTTTTCGAGGTGAATGAGACGCATGTGGTGCTTGACGCCAATCATCCGTTGGCGGGCAAGGATCTGACCTTCGATATTGAATTGGTCGCTATCGCCTGA
- a CDS encoding haloacid dehalogenase type II translates to MPITTAVFDAYGTLFDVTAAAREAAAAPGGEALASIWPELAAHWRTKQLEYSWLRAITGDHTDFWQVTQDGLDWALEKCALNDDALRSRLLDLYWKLSAYPDVAPMLARLKEKGLNTAILSNGSPEMLDGATRSAGITDLLDDLLSVESVGIFKPAPEVYALATKRFSCTVEEVFFVSSNGWDVASAAGYGFRTAWVNRMGQPTERLPSQPHHILPDLSTLPDIIG, encoded by the coding sequence ATGCCAATCACCACCGCCGTTTTCGATGCCTATGGCACGCTTTTTGATGTCACCGCCGCCGCTCGCGAAGCCGCCGCCGCCCCCGGTGGCGAAGCATTGGCTTCCATCTGGCCCGAGCTTGCCGCCCACTGGCGCACCAAACAGCTTGAATATTCATGGCTGCGCGCAATCACCGGCGATCACACCGACTTCTGGCAGGTGACCCAAGACGGCCTCGACTGGGCGCTAGAGAAGTGCGCGCTCAATGACGACGCCCTGCGCAGCCGCCTGCTTGATCTCTACTGGAAGCTCAGCGCCTATCCCGATGTCGCACCGATGCTGGCGCGGCTGAAGGAAAAGGGGCTCAACACCGCAATCCTGTCCAACGGCTCACCTGAGATGCTCGACGGCGCCACCCGCTCCGCCGGGATCACCGATCTGCTTGATGATCTTCTGTCGGTCGAATCCGTCGGCATCTTCAAACCGGCACCAGAGGTTTACGCGCTGGCCACCAAACGCTTCTCCTGCACGGTGGAGGAGGTGTTCTTCGTGTCCTCAAACGGCTGGGACGTGGCCTCGGCTGCGGGCTACGGGTTTCGCACCGCATGGGTCAACCGCATGGGTCAACCGACCGAGCGTCTGCCAAGCCAGCCACACCATATCCTCCCCGACCTTTCCACCCTGCCCGACATCATCGGTTGA
- a CDS encoding alpha/beta hydrolase — protein sequence MPQFTTSDGLSLFYTDEGTGTPLLCLAGLTRDHRDFDFVAPHLHSPAFPDLRLIRLDYRGRGASDWADPSTYTIPIEARDTLELLDHLGLESAAILGTSRGGLIAMTLAALAKPRLRGVALNDVGPELDPAGLANIATVIGRNPSAKSYAALLAAWPGIMQSFSNVPENRFAEEIARLYNETPTGLEITYDPKLRDAVLAAGEDPMPDLWPLFDALEGLPLCTLRAEHSNILPASTFAEMRHRRPDMIAAEIPDRGHVPYLDEPASLAALAKWSALL from the coding sequence ATGCCGCAATTCACCACGTCCGACGGTCTCTCGCTTTTCTACACTGACGAAGGCACCGGCACGCCGCTTTTGTGCCTTGCCGGACTGACCCGCGACCACCGCGATTTCGATTTCGTTGCGCCGCATCTTCACAGCCCCGCTTTCCCCGATCTGCGCCTCATCCGGCTCGATTATCGCGGGCGCGGCGCGTCTGATTGGGCCGATCCGTCAACCTACACAATCCCGATTGAAGCGCGCGATACTCTCGAACTGCTCGACCATCTCGGGCTTGAAAGCGCCGCAATCCTCGGCACCTCGCGCGGCGGGCTTATCGCCATGACACTCGCCGCGCTTGCCAAACCGCGCCTGCGTGGCGTGGCCCTCAACGATGTCGGGCCAGAGCTGGACCCCGCCGGGTTGGCCAATATTGCCACCGTTATCGGGCGCAACCCTTCGGCCAAATCCTACGCCGCTCTCCTCGCGGCATGGCCCGGTATCATGCAGAGCTTCTCCAACGTGCCGGAAAACCGCTTCGCCGAAGAAATAGCGCGGCTTTACAATGAGACCCCAACCGGCCTCGAAATCACCTATGACCCCAAATTGCGCGATGCAGTTCTCGCGGCGGGGGAAGACCCCATGCCCGATCTCTGGCCGCTTTTCGACGCCCTCGAAGGTCTGCCGCTTTGCACCCTGAGGGCAGAGCATTCCAACATCCTGCCCGCCAGCACATTTGCAGAAATGCGCCACCGCAGGCCCGACATGATCGCCGCCGAAATCCCGGATCGTGGCCACGTGCCCTATCTTGACGAACCCGCCAGCCTCGCTGCCCTCGCAAAATGGAGCGCCCTCCTGTGA
- a CDS encoding threonine/serine dehydratase — protein sequence MERPPVNIEMIRAAQSRLDGHARRTPLLSSPFLDEIAGKHLFVKAECLQHTGSFKFRGGWSAVSALDPATRAKGVIAFSSGNHAQGVALAAASHGAPSVIVMPSDAPALKIANTRALGAEVVLYERAREDRDAIGAELAQERGLTLIKPFDEPLVIAGQGTCGLEIAQQAADHGITAAEVLTNCGGGGLTSGIALALEADSPGFTTRPCEPEGFDDTARSLTSGRIERNTRLSGSLCDAIVTPSPGNLTFPIMARLCGPGLVVTEEEALKAMALAFLRLKIVLEPGGAVSLAAALFHSDEIGTDTVIAVATGGNVDPKIFQRALATLPG from the coding sequence ATGGAGCGCCCTCCTGTGAATATCGAAATGATCCGCGCCGCCCAGTCTCGCCTCGACGGCCACGCGCGGCGCACCCCGTTGCTGTCCTCCCCATTCCTTGATGAAATCGCCGGCAAGCACCTCTTCGTCAAAGCTGAATGTCTCCAACATACCGGCAGCTTCAAGTTTCGCGGCGGTTGGTCCGCCGTCTCGGCGCTTGACCCGGCAACCCGCGCCAAGGGTGTCATCGCGTTTTCCTCGGGCAACCACGCGCAAGGCGTGGCCCTCGCCGCCGCCAGTCACGGCGCACCAAGCGTCATCGTCATGCCCTCCGATGCGCCCGCCCTGAAAATCGCCAACACCCGTGCGCTCGGGGCTGAGGTAGTGCTCTATGAGCGCGCACGCGAAGACCGGGACGCCATCGGCGCAGAACTCGCGCAGGAACGCGGCCTCACCCTGATCAAACCTTTTGATGAGCCGCTGGTGATCGCGGGCCAAGGCACTTGCGGGTTGGAAATCGCTCAACAAGCCGCCGACCACGGCATCACTGCCGCAGAGGTGCTTACAAATTGCGGCGGCGGTGGGCTGACCTCCGGCATCGCGCTGGCTTTAGAGGCCGACTCTCCCGGTTTCACCACCCGCCCGTGTGAGCCGGAAGGGTTTGACGATACCGCCCGTTCGCTCACCTCGGGCAGGATAGAGCGCAACACCCGCCTCTCCGGCTCGCTCTGCGATGCGATTGTCACGCCCTCGCCGGGCAATCTTACCTTCCCGATCATGGCCCGGCTTTGCGGTCCCGGTCTCGTCGTCACCGAAGAAGAGGCGCTCAAGGCAATGGCGCTGGCTTTCCTGCGGCTCAAAATCGTGCTGGAACCCGGCGGGGCCGTCTCGCTTGCCGCCGCCTTGTTTCACAGCGATGAAATCGGCACGGACACCGTCATTGCGGTCGCCACCGGCGGCAATGTTGACCCGAAAATCTTCCAGCGCGCGCTTGCCACGCTTCCCGGCTAA
- a CDS encoding alpha/beta fold hydrolase yields MADFLLIHGACHGAWCWRDLIPALIDRGHTARAIDLPGHGGDLTPIPDITLDAYAKAILAAISAPVTLVGHSMAGFPITRAAALAPAKIARLIYLCAYVPRAGLTLAEMRRKAPRQPLMPALMLSEDRTSFRIDPARTEALFYHDCPDGTAAFANTRLCAQAVQPMETPCLTNASLATIPRAYIRCSEDQTIPPEYQHTMTQDWPAGAVHDFPTGHSPFLADPSGLAALLTRIVR; encoded by the coding sequence ATGGCAGATTTTCTCTTGATCCATGGCGCTTGCCACGGTGCGTGGTGCTGGCGTGATCTCATCCCTGCACTCATCGACCGTGGCCATACCGCGCGCGCGATTGATCTTCCCGGCCATGGCGGCGATCTCACCCCGATCCCTGACATCACGCTCGACGCCTATGCCAAGGCCATCTTGGCGGCGATTTCCGCCCCTGTCACCCTCGTCGGGCATTCCATGGCGGGTTTTCCCATCACCCGCGCCGCGGCACTGGCCCCGGCGAAAATCGCGCGTCTGATTTACCTCTGTGCCTATGTGCCGCGCGCGGGCCTCACTCTGGCGGAAATGCGCCGCAAGGCACCGCGCCAACCACTGATGCCCGCGTTGATGCTCTCTGAAGACCGGACCAGCTTTCGCATCGACCCGGCCCGAACCGAAGCTCTTTTCTACCACGACTGCCCCGATGGCACCGCCGCCTTTGCCAATACCCGGCTTTGCGCACAGGCGGTGCAGCCAATGGAAACACCGTGCCTGACCAACGCCAGCCTCGCCACCATCCCGCGCGCCTATATTCGTTGCTCCGAGGATCAGACGATTCCGCCGGAATATCAGCACACAATGACGCAGGACTGGCCTGCCGGGGCTGTCCACGACTTTCCCACCGGCCATTCACCGTTTCTGGCCGACCCGTCCGGCCTCGCCGCGCTGCTGACCCGCATCGTCAGGTAG
- a CDS encoding TCR/Tet family MFS transporter: protein MDARLPILFILLTVVIDAMGIGLIMPVMPALLEEITGGGVAEAAMWGGLLATVFAVMQFLFGPVVGALSDRFGRRPVLLISLLAMAIDYAVMALAQTIWLLLIARIIGGITAATQSTANAYMADISEPHQKAARFGLVAAGFGVGFVLGPVLGGVLAETSTRAPFWAAGGLALANVTLGFFVLRETVTDRIRRAFSWRRANPFGAFRAVMRLSGLSAQLTVYFLFQVATMVYPAVWAYFLTERFGWSELMIGISLGLYGFFFALVMGFGVQPAINRLGQRGTVFLGLACEMVSLLVLTVIDDGMLLLVMIPIAALGSLAIPALQSAMSQIAPDNAQGELQGVLSSTASMAMILTPIVMTQVFAFFTHADAPLYLPGAPFLLAALLMSGCVIVFLRTSVPSRP, encoded by the coding sequence ATGGACGCGCGCCTGCCCATTCTCTTCATCCTGCTCACCGTGGTAATCGATGCCATGGGGATCGGTCTCATCATGCCGGTCATGCCTGCGCTGCTCGAAGAAATCACCGGCGGCGGCGTGGCCGAGGCAGCGATGTGGGGCGGGCTTCTGGCCACCGTTTTTGCGGTGATGCAGTTTCTCTTCGGCCCGGTCGTCGGCGCCCTGTCGGATCGCTTCGGGCGCCGCCCGGTGCTGCTCATCTCGCTGCTGGCCATGGCCATAGACTATGCCGTAATGGCCCTCGCACAGACTATCTGGCTCTTGCTTATCGCGCGGATCATTGGCGGCATCACGGCGGCCACGCAATCAACCGCCAATGCCTATATGGCCGACATCTCGGAACCACATCAGAAAGCCGCGCGCTTTGGGTTGGTCGCGGCGGGGTTCGGCGTCGGCTTCGTGCTCGGCCCGGTGCTGGGCGGAGTGCTTGCCGAAACCAGCACCCGCGCACCATTCTGGGCCGCAGGTGGCCTCGCCCTTGCCAACGTCACCTTGGGCTTCTTCGTGCTGCGCGAAACCGTAACCGACAGGATACGGCGCGCCTTCTCGTGGCGTCGGGCCAATCCTTTCGGCGCGTTTCGCGCAGTGATGCGCCTCTCCGGGCTATCGGCACAGCTCACCGTCTATTTCCTGTTTCAGGTTGCCACCATGGTTTATCCGGCAGTCTGGGCCTATTTCCTCACCGAACGCTTCGGCTGGAGCGAGTTGATGATTGGCATTTCGCTCGGGCTCTATGGATTCTTCTTCGCGCTTGTCATGGGCTTCGGGGTGCAGCCCGCGATCAACCGGCTCGGGCAACGTGGCACAGTGTTTCTTGGCCTCGCCTGCGAAATGGTCTCACTGCTCGTGCTCACCGTGATCGACGATGGCATGCTGCTTCTGGTGATGATCCCCATCGCCGCGCTTGGCTCGCTGGCAATCCCCGCCCTGCAATCGGCCATGTCGCAAATCGCGCCTGACAATGCCCAGGGCGAACTGCAAGGAGTGCTATCGTCTACCGCGTCCATGGCAATGATCCTCACCCCCATCGTGATGACACAAGTCTTCGCTTTTTTCACGCACGCCGACGCCCCGCTCTACCTGCCCGGCGCGCCGTTCCTGCTCGCCGCATTGTTGATGTCAGGCTGCGTTATCGTCTTTCTGCGCACTTCCGTCCCGTCACGCCCCTGA
- a CDS encoding Zn-dependent alcohol dehydrogenase: MSAIKAAVCHEFGEPLTIETVELRAPALGEVEVALEAVAICHSDISYADGAWGGTLPAVYGHEAAGRVSAVGEGVRDFAVGDHVLVTLIRACGTCPSCASGKPTICETPYNGDHGPLTMPDGSVLHQAMACGAFAEKVVIDQSQLVALPSDLEKDVASLLSCGVITGVGAVVNAAGLRAGQDVVVIGAGGVGLNTIQGARIAGARRIVAVDMSEDKLEDAKEFGATDGVLATEKSPWRAAIKAMGRGADAVFVTVGAIAAYDSAPRYLARGGKVLMVGMPHGSEVSTYSPVMMAAVGQGMQGTKMGDVVIRRDIPWMIDLYQQGRLKLDELISNRWTLSEINEAIADTKSGHARRNVILF; this comes from the coding sequence ATGTCCGCCATCAAAGCTGCCGTCTGCCACGAATTCGGCGAACCGCTCACCATTGAAACCGTTGAATTGCGCGCCCCCGCCCTTGGCGAGGTCGAAGTCGCGCTCGAAGCGGTGGCCATCTGCCATTCCGACATCTCCTATGCCGATGGCGCGTGGGGCGGTACGCTCCCGGCGGTTTACGGCCACGAAGCGGCGGGCCGCGTCTCTGCCGTGGGCGAAGGTGTCCGCGATTTCGCCGTGGGCGACCATGTGCTCGTCACCCTTATCCGGGCCTGCGGCACCTGCCCGTCCTGCGCCAGCGGCAAACCTACGATCTGCGAAACGCCTTACAATGGCGATCATGGCCCGCTCACCATGCCCGATGGCTCGGTCCTGCATCAGGCCATGGCCTGCGGTGCCTTCGCCGAAAAGGTGGTGATTGATCAATCGCAACTGGTGGCCCTGCCTTCGGATTTGGAAAAAGACGTGGCCTCCCTGCTGTCCTGCGGTGTGATTACCGGCGTCGGCGCAGTGGTGAACGCCGCTGGCTTGCGCGCCGGGCAAGACGTGGTGGTGATTGGTGCTGGCGGCGTCGGCCTCAATACGATCCAAGGGGCGCGCATTGCCGGTGCCCGCCGCATCGTCGCCGTCGACATGAGCGAAGACAAGCTTGAAGACGCCAAGGAATTCGGCGCCACCGATGGCGTGCTTGCCACCGAGAAATCGCCATGGCGCGCAGCGATAAAGGCCATGGGGCGCGGGGCCGACGCCGTTTTCGTGACCGTCGGCGCAATTGCCGCCTACGACAGCGCACCGCGCTACCTCGCGCGCGGCGGCAAAGTGCTGATGGTCGGGATGCCGCACGGCTCCGAAGTCTCGACCTACTCACCCGTTATGATGGCCGCCGTAGGCCAAGGAATGCAGGGCACCAAAATGGGCGACGTGGTAATTCGCCGCGACATCCCGTGGATGATCGACCTCTACCAACAAGGCCGCCTCAAGCTTGACGAGCTGATCTCGAACCGCTGGACCCTGTCCGAGATAAACGAGGCCATTGCCGACACCAAATCCGGCCACGCCCGGCGCAACGTGATCCTGTTCTGA
- a CDS encoding mandelate racemase/muconate lactonizing enzyme family protein, whose product MKLADLDIIVTAPPAPGWGGRYWILVKLTTQCGLTGWGECYAASVGPDAMQAVIRDVFERHMAGENPENIELMFRRAYSSGFTQRPDLTVMGAFSGLEIACWDILGKARDRPVHALLGGRMNERIRAYTYLYPLPDQDMDTFWTDPAAAATCASEMVRRGYTAVKFDPAGPYTMRGGHMPAMSDITASVAFCKAIREAVGDRADLLFGTHGQFSTAGAIRLGQAIEPYSPLWFEEPTPPDNPADMAKVANAVRIPVATGERLTTKAEFTALLRAGAAEILQPALGRAGGIWEMKKVAAIAEGFNAQIAPHLYAGPVEWAANIHLAASIPNILLLESIETDFHAALIKSTIRVEDGFVTPPTAPGLGIDVDEALARAHPYTGTGLHLEMQDAPCNYTEGNNFQGGAPAKPV is encoded by the coding sequence ATGAAACTCGCCGATCTCGACATCATCGTCACAGCCCCGCCCGCACCGGGCTGGGGTGGGCGCTACTGGATTCTCGTGAAACTCACCACCCAATGCGGCCTCACCGGCTGGGGCGAATGCTATGCCGCCTCGGTCGGCCCTGACGCCATGCAGGCCGTCATCCGCGACGTGTTCGAACGCCACATGGCAGGCGAAAACCCCGAAAACATCGAACTGATGTTCCGCCGCGCCTATTCCTCGGGCTTTACCCAACGCCCCGATCTTACCGTGATGGGCGCATTCTCGGGCCTTGAAATCGCCTGCTGGGACATTCTCGGCAAGGCCCGCGACCGCCCGGTTCATGCCCTCCTCGGTGGGCGCATGAACGAGCGTATCCGCGCCTATACCTACCTCTACCCCCTCCCCGATCAGGACATGGATACCTTCTGGACCGACCCTGCCGCCGCCGCCACCTGCGCTTCTGAAATGGTCCGGCGCGGCTACACGGCGGTCAAGTTCGACCCGGCAGGCCCCTACACCATGCGCGGCGGCCATATGCCTGCGATGTCTGATATCACGGCCTCCGTCGCCTTCTGCAAAGCCATCCGCGAGGCGGTGGGGGATCGCGCCGACCTCCTGTTTGGCACTCACGGTCAGTTCTCCACCGCAGGCGCCATCCGGCTTGGTCAAGCGATCGAGCCTTATTCACCGCTCTGGTTCGAAGAGCCGACACCCCCCGACAACCCCGCCGACATGGCCAAGGTGGCAAATGCGGTGCGCATCCCCGTCGCCACCGGCGAACGGCTGACCACCAAGGCCGAATTCACCGCCCTCCTGCGCGCCGGCGCAGCGGAAATCCTGCAACCCGCGCTTGGCCGCGCCGGTGGCATTTGGGAGATGAAAAAAGTCGCCGCCATCGCCGAAGGCTTCAACGCGCAAATCGCACCGCACCTTTATGCCGGCCCGGTAGAATGGGCCGCCAATATCCACCTCGCCGCCTCGATTCCCAACATCCTGCTGTTGGAAAGCATCGAAACCGATTTCCACGCCGCCCTGATCAAATCCACGATCCGCGTCGAAGATGGCTTCGTCACCCCGCCAACCGCCCCCGGCCTTGGCATTGACGTTGACGAAGCGCTCGCCCGCGCCCACCCCTACACCGGCACCGGGCTACATCTCGAAATGCAGGATGCGCCCTGTAACTATACCGAAGGAAACAATTTTCAGGGCGGCGCGCCTGCCAAACCGGTCTAA
- a CDS encoding GTP-binding protein — translation MINRLLSEDHGQRVMVMVNDFGAVNIDADLLKSREGDTIELTNGCVCCTMGADLYLALGDVLDQEPRPDHLVIEASGIADPSKIANAAKAEPDMAYGGIALVVDGENFATSAADAQIGVQIKGQVAVGDLLLVSKCGAAVPGGLAMQLAALSPAPIVALDGLSAVGPLLLGGIEPGKGRGAGVGHGDYVTWNAEVPEVFDLAALRAKLEAAPDGIYRIKGVLRGVESGLEFHRVGRSVEIARVAQPELGRVVGIGPAAKIKAAQIEAWWAGGDA, via the coding sequence TTGATCAATCGGCTTTTGAGCGAGGATCATGGCCAGCGTGTGATGGTGATGGTCAATGATTTTGGGGCGGTGAATATAGATGCTGACCTGCTGAAATCGAGAGAGGGCGACACGATTGAGCTGACCAACGGGTGCGTTTGCTGCACGATGGGCGCGGATCTTTATCTGGCGCTGGGCGATGTGCTTGACCAGGAGCCGCGCCCGGATCATCTGGTGATCGAGGCGAGCGGCATTGCTGATCCGTCAAAGATTGCCAATGCGGCGAAGGCGGAGCCGGACATGGCTTATGGCGGCATCGCATTGGTGGTGGATGGCGAAAATTTTGCCACCTCGGCGGCGGATGCGCAGATTGGGGTGCAGATCAAGGGGCAGGTGGCCGTGGGTGACTTGCTTTTGGTGTCGAAATGCGGCGCTGCGGTGCCTGGTGGGTTGGCGATGCAGCTGGCGGCTTTGTCGCCCGCGCCGATTGTGGCGCTGGACGGGCTGAGTGCTGTCGGGCCGCTGTTGCTGGGCGGGATTGAGCCGGGCAAGGGGCGGGGCGCGGGCGTCGGGCATGGCGATTATGTGACATGGAACGCCGAGGTGCCGGAGGTGTTCGACTTGGCGGCACTGCGCGCCAAGCTGGAGGCGGCGCCGGACGGGATTTACCGCATCAAGGGGGTTTTGCGCGGGGTCGAAAGCGGGCTTGAGTTTCACCGCGTTGGCCGCTCGGTCGAGATTGCGCGGGTGGCGCAGCCGGAGCTTGGCCGGGTGGTGGGCATCGGGCCTGCGGCAAAGATCAAGGCGGCGCAGATCGAGGCGTGGTGGGCAGGCGGCGACGCTTAA